A genomic stretch from Vibrio algarum includes:
- a CDS encoding TetR/AcrR family transcriptional regulator, whose protein sequence is MSSEGTDKRELILNATESLVAIEGIHGLSMQKVAKQAGVAAGTIYRYFNDKEHLIEETRFHVTQRTADIIQAGLSDDMQLKEKYITIWLNIWHFSKTKNAIKSHMLFEQLCSNQSEQDTLKVKKMFYKIDQMFNEGKAQGVFKPLDNDILSSVSIESSAALARRHRKNCFQIDEEAINQAIDASWDALINH, encoded by the coding sequence ATGTCTTCCGAAGGTACAGATAAGAGAGAACTCATTTTAAACGCAACGGAATCATTAGTGGCGATAGAGGGGATTCACGGACTATCTATGCAAAAAGTGGCTAAGCAAGCGGGTGTAGCTGCAGGGACTATTTACAGATATTTTAACGATAAAGAACATTTAATCGAGGAAACTCGGTTTCATGTTACTCAAAGAACAGCAGATATTATTCAAGCTGGTCTTAGTGATGACATGCAATTGAAAGAAAAGTACATCACTATATGGTTAAACATTTGGCATTTTTCTAAAACTAAAAATGCCATCAAAAGCCATATGCTTTTTGAACAGCTCTGTTCGAATCAGAGTGAGCAAGATACGTTAAAAGTAAAAAAGATGTTTTATAAAATTGATCAAATGTTCAATGAAGGTAAAGCTCAAGGAGTTTTTAAACCATTGGATAACGACATTTTATCGAGTGTAAGTATTGAATCTAGCGCTGCGCTAGCTAGAAGACACAGAAAAAACTGCTTTCAGATTGACGAAGAGGCGATTAATCAAGCCATCGACGCAAGCTGGGATGCTTTAATTAATCATTAA
- a CDS encoding efflux RND transporter periplasmic adaptor subunit, whose amino-acid sequence MKRRTIFWFLGMLVIVGLLFGTVIYKKLTDFQKMGERMANAPEQEFPVTTIKVDSVDWIPTIQAIGFIEPNQGVTLTTESNGVIDKIEFDSGEIVKTGQKLVLLDTEVEKANLNSSKARLPAAEAKYKRYKGLYKKGSVSKESYDTAEAEYFSLQADIKSLEASIDRREISAPFDGVVGIRNVFLGQYLQPGDDIVRLEDTSVMRLRFTVSQTDISRIYIGQEMDIRVDSYPEESFIGSISAIEPAVDVKSGLVEVQADIPNNGGKLRSGMFARADIILPTVRDQVVLPQIAITFTLYGDNVYVLTDVDGVTRVKQQVINVGERKDDIAHILSGVKAGDEIVTSGQVRLSNDAKVKVVENDALTPPTETPML is encoded by the coding sequence ATGAAGAGAAGAACCATATTTTGGTTTTTGGGTATGTTGGTTATCGTGGGTTTACTTTTTGGAACTGTCATTTATAAAAAATTGACAGATTTTCAAAAAATGGGTGAAAGAATGGCTAACGCTCCTGAACAGGAGTTTCCAGTCACCACCATCAAAGTCGACTCAGTTGACTGGATACCGACCATTCAAGCAATTGGTTTTATTGAGCCGAATCAAGGTGTCACTTTAACTACTGAATCAAATGGCGTCATTGACAAGATTGAATTTGATTCGGGTGAAATAGTGAAAACCGGACAGAAATTGGTTCTTCTTGATACTGAAGTAGAAAAAGCCAACTTAAATAGCTCTAAAGCTCGTTTACCAGCAGCAGAAGCCAAATATAAACGCTATAAAGGTCTTTATAAAAAAGGCTCCGTATCTAAAGAATCTTATGATACTGCAGAAGCGGAATATTTCTCTCTACAAGCCGATATTAAATCTTTAGAAGCATCAATAGACAGGCGCGAAATTTCAGCTCCATTTGATGGTGTGGTAGGTATTAGAAATGTGTTCTTAGGTCAATATCTACAGCCTGGCGATGATATTGTTCGACTTGAAGACACTAGTGTAATGCGCCTTCGTTTTACCGTTTCCCAAACAGATATTTCTCGCATCTATATCGGCCAAGAAATGGACATTCGAGTAGATTCGTACCCAGAAGAATCGTTTATCGGATCTATTTCTGCAATTGAACCAGCTGTTGATGTTAAAAGTGGTTTAGTAGAAGTCCAAGCTGATATTCCAAATAATGGCGGTAAACTTCGAAGCGGTATGTTTGCACGTGCAGACATCATTCTACCAACAGTAAGAGATCAAGTAGTTCTGCCTCAGATCGCTATTACATTTACGCTATATGGCGACAATGTTTATGTGCTAACTGACGTGGATGGCGTCACACGTGTTAAACAGCAAGTTATCAATGTTGGTGAGCGTAAAGATGATATAGCACACATCCTAAGTGGTGTTAAAGCTGGTGATGAAATTGTCACATCAGGCCAAGTCCGCTTGAGTAACGATGCCAAAGTTAAAGTAGTGGAGAATGATGCACTTACTCCTCCTACTGAAACACCGATGCTGTAA
- a CDS encoding multidrug efflux RND transporter permease subunit yields the protein MRFTDIFIKRPVLAVSISFLIALLGFQAIFKMQVREYPEMTNTVVTVTTGYYGASADLIQGFITQPLEQAIAQADNIDFMTSQSVLGTSTITVTMKLNTDPNAALSDILAKTNSVRSLLPSESEDPTVTMSTGSTTAVLYIGFTSEELASSQVTDYLERVIDPQLFSVSGVASVDHYGGSKYAMRIWLDPAKMAALGITATEIMGVLNSNNYQSATGQSTGEFVIYNGSADTQISSVAELKRLVVKQEEGELVRLSDVANVTREKSHDVVRANANGREAVVVAINAAPSANPINIAKDVLDILPTLKQNMPSNIEMNVLYDSTVAINESINEVIKTIAEAALIVIVVITLFLGSLRAVIIPIVTIPLSLIGVAMVMQTMGFSWNLMTLLAMVLAIGLVVDDAIVVLENVDRHLKLGESPFRAAIIGTREIAMPVIAMTLTLGAVYAPIAMMGGITGSLFKEFALTLAGAVFVSGIIALTLSPMMCSKMLKANEKPSRFEKAVHRALDGLTNVYVSMLSAVMKTRPVILIFAVIVFGVLPVLFKLIPSELAPSEDKGIVMLMGTGPSNANLDYLQKSMADVNQILADQPEVSYSQVFVGVPSSNQAFGIASMVPWSEREASQAEVTQRVTGLIKQVPAMNVIAFQMPELPGAGSGLPVQFVINTPNNFESLFQIATEVLMETIKSPSFVYADIDLNYDSATMKISIDKDKAGAYGVTMQDIGVTLSTMMADGYVNRIDLNGRSYEVIPQVERKYRLNPESMNNYYVRSASGKAVPLGSLISIDVIAEPRSLPHFNQLNSATIGAVPIIPMGDAIAWFENIAETKLPDGYTHDYMGESRQYVTEGSSLFTTFGLALAIIFLVLAIQFESLRDPLVIMVSVPLAICGALVALAWGLSSMNIYSQVGLITLVGLITKHGILICEVAKEEQLHNGMSRTEAVMEAAKVRLRPILMTTAAMIAGLIPLMYASGAGAAQRFSIGIVIVAGLAIGTLFTLFVLPVIYSFLAEKHKPLPVFVEDKDLEKLARFDEAKAAQRELSSHH from the coding sequence ATGCGCTTTACTGACATATTCATAAAACGTCCAGTTTTAGCGGTATCTATCAGTTTTTTGATTGCTTTGCTTGGATTTCAAGCAATATTCAAGATGCAGGTACGCGAATACCCTGAAATGACGAATACAGTTGTCACTGTCACAACTGGTTATTACGGAGCCAGTGCAGATCTCATTCAAGGTTTTATTACACAACCTTTAGAGCAAGCAATAGCCCAAGCCGATAATATTGATTTCATGACATCTCAATCAGTTCTGGGTACTTCTACCATTACGGTGACCATGAAGCTCAATACTGATCCCAATGCTGCTCTATCTGATATTCTTGCAAAAACAAACTCCGTAAGGTCTCTACTACCTAGTGAATCAGAAGACCCAACGGTTACGATGTCTACTGGTTCAACGACTGCAGTACTTTATATTGGCTTTACCAGTGAAGAGTTAGCTTCAAGTCAAGTTACTGATTACCTTGAAAGAGTTATCGATCCTCAGTTATTTTCAGTTAGCGGTGTCGCTAGTGTAGATCATTACGGTGGGTCTAAATATGCAATGCGTATTTGGTTAGACCCTGCGAAAATGGCGGCATTAGGTATTACCGCTACCGAAATCATGGGTGTACTCAACTCAAACAACTATCAATCAGCAACGGGCCAATCTACCGGTGAGTTTGTTATTTATAACGGTAGTGCGGACACACAAATTTCAAGTGTGGCAGAACTTAAGCGTTTAGTCGTTAAACAAGAAGAAGGCGAACTGGTTCGCTTGAGTGATGTTGCAAATGTCACTAGAGAAAAAAGCCATGACGTTGTTAGAGCTAACGCTAATGGACGAGAAGCTGTTGTTGTTGCTATTAACGCAGCGCCAAGTGCTAATCCGATCAACATAGCAAAAGATGTATTAGACATTTTACCAACTCTTAAACAGAACATGCCTAGCAACATTGAGATGAATGTTCTATATGACTCTACCGTTGCGATTAATGAATCCATTAATGAAGTTATAAAAACTATTGCTGAAGCTGCACTCATTGTAATAGTAGTTATTACCTTATTCTTGGGATCATTGCGTGCAGTAATTATCCCCATAGTTACTATCCCACTGTCTCTTATTGGTGTGGCTATGGTAATGCAGACAATGGGGTTCTCGTGGAACTTAATGACATTACTTGCAATGGTGCTTGCTATCGGGCTTGTTGTAGATGATGCCATCGTTGTTTTGGAAAACGTAGATCGACACTTAAAGTTGGGTGAGTCCCCGTTTAGGGCTGCTATTATAGGTACTAGAGAAATTGCAATGCCTGTTATTGCAATGACATTGACTTTAGGCGCGGTATACGCACCAATAGCAATGATGGGAGGAATTACAGGATCTCTATTTAAAGAGTTTGCATTGACACTTGCTGGTGCCGTTTTTGTTTCCGGTATTATTGCTTTAACACTATCTCCTATGATGTGTTCGAAGATGCTTAAAGCTAACGAAAAACCAAGCAGATTCGAAAAAGCTGTACACAGGGCACTTGATGGCTTAACTAATGTATACGTCTCAATGCTTAGCGCTGTAATGAAAACACGTCCAGTGATACTTATTTTTGCCGTCATCGTCTTCGGTGTATTACCAGTTCTGTTTAAGCTGATTCCAAGTGAATTAGCACCTTCTGAAGATAAAGGCATTGTAATGTTGATGGGTACAGGTCCATCAAATGCAAACCTAGACTATTTGCAAAAATCGATGGCTGATGTCAATCAGATACTGGCTGATCAACCGGAAGTCTCTTATTCACAGGTATTTGTTGGTGTACCAAGCTCAAACCAGGCATTCGGTATCGCCTCAATGGTGCCTTGGAGTGAACGTGAAGCAAGTCAGGCTGAAGTTACACAACGTGTAACTGGGTTGATTAAACAAGTTCCTGCTATGAATGTAATCGCATTCCAGATGCCCGAACTACCTGGTGCAGGCTCTGGTCTGCCAGTTCAGTTTGTTATCAATACTCCTAACAACTTTGAAAGCTTATTCCAAATAGCAACCGAAGTACTTATGGAGACAATAAAAAGTCCTAGTTTCGTATATGCAGATATTGATTTGAATTACGATTCAGCGACAATGAAAATCAGTATTGATAAAGACAAGGCAGGCGCTTACGGTGTCACCATGCAAGACATTGGTGTCACGTTAAGTACTATGATGGCCGATGGTTATGTTAATCGAATTGATTTAAATGGTCGCTCTTATGAAGTTATTCCACAGGTGGAACGTAAGTATCGACTTAATCCTGAATCAATGAACAACTATTACGTTCGTTCTGCTTCTGGTAAAGCCGTTCCGCTTGGTAGCTTAATCAGTATTGATGTTATCGCTGAACCTAGGTCGCTTCCGCATTTCAACCAACTTAACTCTGCAACCATTGGTGCAGTGCCCATCATTCCAATGGGTGATGCCATTGCTTGGTTTGAAAATATCGCGGAAACTAAGTTACCTGACGGATACACACATGACTACATGGGTGAATCGAGACAATATGTCACTGAAGGAAGTTCGTTATTTACAACCTTTGGACTTGCACTTGCTATCATATTCTTGGTTTTAGCAATTCAATTTGAATCGCTTAGAGATCCGTTGGTCATCATGGTATCTGTGCCACTGGCAATTTGTGGTGCATTAGTCGCCTTGGCTTGGGGTTTGTCCTCCATGAATATTTACTCTCAAGTCGGTTTGATTACCCTTGTTGGTTTAATCACCAAACACGGTATTTTGATATGTGAGGTAGCTAAAGAAGAGCAACTTCATAATGGAATGTCTCGAACAGAAGCCGTTATGGAAGCCGCTAAAGTTCGTCTACGTCCAATCTTAATGACAACCGCGGCTATGATTGCAGGTCTGATTCCACTTATGTACGCAAGTGGCGCTGGGGCAGCTCAACGCTTCAGTATTGGTATTGTAATAGTTGCTGGCTTGGCGATAGGTACTTTATTTACCTTGTTTGTACTGCCTGTTATCTACTCGTTCCTAGCGGAAAAACATAAGCCACTGCCTGTCTTTGTAGAAGACAAAGACCTAGAAAAACTAGCAAGATTTGATGAAGCTAAAGCAGCTCAGAGAGAGTTGTCTAGTCATCACTAA
- the ubiK gene encoding ubiquinone biosynthesis accessory factor UbiK — MFDPKKLEQIAKQIHESMPAPVKELGADVDQKVRQVIQGQLNKLDVVSREEFDVQTQVLLRTRQKLTEMEAKLAEIEAKFAEKE; from the coding sequence ATGTTTGACCCAAAGAAGTTAGAACAAATTGCAAAACAGATCCATGAATCAATGCCAGCGCCTGTAAAAGAACTTGGCGCAGACGTTGACCAAAAAGTTCGTCAAGTCATTCAAGGTCAATTGAATAAGCTTGATGTAGTTAGCCGTGAAGAATTTGATGTGCAAACTCAGGTGTTATTGCGTACTCGTCAAAAACTGACAGAAATGGAAGCGAAATTAGCCGAAATAGAAGCCAAGTTTGCTGAAAAAGAATAA
- the ilvC gene encoding ketol-acid reductoisomerase yields MANYFNTLNLREQLDQLGRCRFMDREEFATEADYLKGKKVVIVGCGAQGLNQGLNMRDSGLDVSYALRQAAIDEKRQSFKNASENGFEVGSYETLIPQADLVVNLTPDKQHTNVVETVMPLMKEGAALGYSHGFNIVEEGMQIRKDLTVVMVAPKCPGTEVREEYKRGFGVPTLIAVHPENDPQEEGWDIAKAWAAGTGGHRAGCLESSFVAEVKSDLMGEQTILCGMLQAGSIVCYEKMIADGIDEGYAGKLLQFGWETITEALKFGGITHMMDRLSNPAKVKAFELSEELKELMRPLYNKHMDDIIVGEFSSTMMADWANDDVNLFGWREETGQTAFENYPESDVEISEQEYFDNGILMIAMVRAGVELAFEAMTASGIIDESAYYESLHELPLIANTVARKRLYEMNVVISDTAEYGNYLFANVATPLLREKFMPKVGTDVIGKGLGETSNQVDNATLIEVNEIIRNHPVEYIGEELRGYMTDMKRIAVGG; encoded by the coding sequence ATGGCTAACTATTTCAATACACTTAATCTACGTGAGCAATTAGATCAACTTGGTCGTTGTCGTTTCATGGATCGCGAGGAATTTGCGACAGAAGCTGATTACCTAAAAGGTAAAAAAGTTGTGATCGTTGGTTGTGGTGCTCAAGGGCTTAACCAAGGTCTTAACATGCGTGATTCAGGGCTTGATGTGTCTTATGCACTCCGTCAAGCTGCTATTGATGAGAAGCGACAGTCATTTAAGAACGCAAGTGAAAACGGATTTGAAGTAGGTAGTTACGAGACTCTAATTCCTCAAGCGGATTTAGTTGTTAACTTAACACCAGATAAGCAGCACACAAACGTTGTTGAAACCGTTATGCCTCTGATGAAAGAGGGAGCTGCACTAGGTTATTCTCATGGTTTCAACATTGTTGAAGAAGGTATGCAAATCCGTAAAGATTTGACGGTAGTTATGGTTGCTCCTAAGTGTCCAGGTACCGAAGTACGTGAAGAATATAAGCGCGGATTTGGTGTTCCAACACTTATAGCTGTTCACCCTGAAAACGACCCTCAAGAAGAGGGATGGGACATTGCTAAGGCTTGGGCTGCAGGTACTGGTGGTCACCGTGCTGGTTGTTTAGAATCGTCTTTCGTTGCTGAAGTAAAGTCTGACCTAATGGGTGAGCAAACTATTCTATGCGGTATGCTTCAAGCAGGTTCAATCGTATGTTATGAAAAAATGATCGCTGATGGAATCGATGAAGGTTACGCAGGTAAACTTCTTCAGTTTGGTTGGGAAACGATTACCGAAGCACTTAAGTTTGGTGGCATCACTCATATGATGGATCGTCTTTCTAATCCAGCTAAAGTTAAAGCTTTTGAACTTTCAGAAGAGCTAAAAGAGCTTATGCGTCCACTTTATAACAAGCACATGGACGATATCATTGTTGGTGAGTTCTCTAGCACTATGATGGCTGATTGGGCAAATGATGATGTAAACCTTTTCGGTTGGCGTGAAGAGACAGGCCAGACAGCATTTGAAAACTATCCTGAGTCTGATGTTGAAATCTCTGAGCAAGAGTATTTCGATAACGGCATCCTAATGATAGCAATGGTTCGTGCGGGAGTAGAGCTGGCGTTTGAAGCTATGACGGCCTCTGGAATTATTGATGAATCTGCATATTATGAGTCTCTACATGAGCTTCCACTAATTGCTAATACAGTTGCCCGTAAGCGTCTTTACGAGATGAATGTTGTTATCTCTGACACTGCTGAATATGGTAACTACTTATTCGCTAACGTTGCTACACCACTTCTACGTGAAAAGTTCATGCCTAAAGTAGGAACTGACGTAATTGGTAAAGGCCTAGGTGAAACTTCGAATCAAGTTGATAACGCTACGTTGATTGAAGTAAACGAAATTATCCGTAATCACCCAGTTGAATATATTGGTGAAGAGTTACGTGGCTATATGACGGATATGAAGCGTATTGCCGTAGGTGGTTAA
- the ilvY gene encoding HTH-type transcriptional activator IlvY, translating into MNIKSLQLFIHLCDSKSFNKTATAMHISPSALSRQIQKLEEEVGQSLFIRDNRSVDQTNAGRKLLPIALNITNDWYGYRSALSEQSKELEGEIHLFCSVTASYSHLPDLLNDFRLTYPQIELKLSTGDPAQAIDIVLEGKADIAISAKPDQLPARLAFETIGNIPLSVIAPTGVSSFSQELQQEQPNWEKIPFILPEAGTARDRANYWFKKKKIKPMIYAQVSGHEAIVSMVALGCGIGIAPDVVINNSPVKDKIQRLKLETVKPFDLGICCNRSKLNDPLIHALWELAENKFIST; encoded by the coding sequence ATGAATATCAAAAGCCTTCAGTTATTTATTCATCTTTGTGATAGCAAAAGTTTCAATAAAACCGCTACTGCTATGCACATCAGCCCGTCAGCTCTTAGTCGCCAAATTCAGAAACTTGAAGAGGAAGTTGGGCAAAGTCTCTTTATCCGCGACAATCGAAGTGTAGACCAGACAAATGCAGGTCGAAAGCTCTTACCTATCGCTCTTAATATTACGAATGATTGGTATGGCTACCGCTCTGCTCTATCTGAACAGAGCAAAGAGTTAGAAGGAGAAATTCACCTCTTTTGCTCTGTTACAGCAAGCTATAGTCATTTACCAGATCTGTTGAATGACTTTCGACTTACATACCCACAGATTGAATTAAAGCTATCTACCGGGGACCCTGCACAAGCAATAGATATTGTTCTAGAAGGCAAAGCGGATATTGCAATATCTGCTAAGCCTGATCAATTGCCGGCTAGATTAGCATTTGAAACGATAGGCAATATTCCACTTTCGGTTATCGCTCCAACAGGGGTCAGCAGCTTCTCGCAAGAATTACAACAAGAGCAACCAAATTGGGAAAAAATACCCTTTATCTTACCGGAAGCAGGAACGGCAAGAGATCGTGCTAATTATTGGTTTAAAAAGAAAAAAATAAAACCAATGATATACGCTCAAGTATCTGGGCATGAGGCTATCGTCAGCATGGTTGCTTTGGGGTGCGGTATCGGTATAGCGCCAGATGTAGTGATTAACAATAGTCCCGTCAAAGATAAAATTCAGAGATTAAAACTAGAAACGGTAAAGCCTTTTGACCTTGGGATCTGCTGCAATCGTTCAAAATTAAACGATCCACTAATTCACGCATTATGGGAATTGGCAGAAAATAAATTTATATCTACCTAA
- a CDS encoding gamma carbonic anhydrase family protein: MSKLRSYKGICPQINKSAYIDESSVLVGDIKIGEDSSVWPFVSARADVNHIYIGNRTNVQDGTVLHVTHKSDSNPNGYPLIIGNDVTVGHKVMLHGCTIKDRVLVGMAAIVLDGATIEEDVMIGAGSLVPPNKVLESGYLYVGSPVKQIRPLKEQELLFLKKSAQNYVENKNDYLEHVSSIS; the protein is encoded by the coding sequence ATGAGCAAATTAAGAAGCTATAAAGGGATATGCCCTCAAATTAATAAATCAGCCTATATCGACGAAAGTTCTGTTTTGGTCGGTGATATAAAAATTGGTGAAGACTCAAGTGTATGGCCTTTCGTATCAGCCCGGGCTGATGTAAACCATATTTATATAGGTAATCGCACTAATGTCCAAGATGGAACTGTGCTGCATGTAACGCATAAATCTGATAGTAACCCAAATGGCTATCCTCTCATCATAGGTAACGATGTAACCGTAGGTCACAAGGTAATGCTGCATGGATGTACAATAAAAGATCGTGTTCTTGTAGGGATGGCAGCAATTGTTTTAGATGGCGCGACTATAGAAGAAGATGTAATGATTGGCGCAGGGAGCTTAGTGCCACCGAATAAAGTATTGGAAAGTGGCTACCTCTATGTCGGCAGCCCTGTGAAGCAAATACGCCCCCTAAAAGAGCAGGAACTGCTTTTCTTAAAAAAATCTGCACAAAATTATGTAGAGAATAAAAACGATTATCTAGAACACGTATCTTCAATCAGCTAA
- a CDS encoding DUF1488 family protein, translating to MNQAILFPDIQEWNAKLEVIKFPALQSGSLIDCTISLHRLSALSRNDEIGENEVLNVFSEYRFDIEEIAEEMIEDEMFNDLDQIEIS from the coding sequence ATGAATCAAGCTATTTTATTCCCAGATATCCAAGAATGGAATGCAAAACTTGAAGTAATAAAGTTTCCTGCTTTGCAATCAGGTTCATTAATAGACTGCACTATTTCTTTACATCGTTTATCTGCATTATCTAGAAATGATGAGATAGGCGAAAACGAGGTACTAAATGTATTTTCTGAGTACCGCTTTGATATAGAGGAAATAGCAGAAGAAATGATCGAGGACGAGATGTTTAATGACCTCGATCAGATAGAAATTAGCTGA
- the aroE gene encoding shikimate dehydrogenase, giving the protein MASAPDKYLVFGNPISQSKSPFIHTLFARQTMQNMEYSTCGPEVGHFLEAVEAFFKEGGRGCNITAPFKEEAYQFADRLTERAELAGAVNTLKKLDDGEILGDNTDGEGLVQNLLQYQVPLEGSRILLLGAGGAARGVIKPLLDQKPGQLTLVNRTYKKAEQLAQIFTPFGDINVEHIDKVDTPFDVVINSTSASLYKQVPDISTNIFSGTTIAYDMTYGAGMTTFNKWARENGVANAYDGLGMLVGQAAESFMLWRGLRPGTKQILRELRKNLEGL; this is encoded by the coding sequence ATGGCTAGCGCACCTGATAAATATCTCGTATTTGGCAACCCAATTTCACAAAGTAAATCTCCTTTTATTCATACTCTTTTTGCAAGGCAAACCATGCAAAACATGGAGTATTCTACCTGTGGCCCTGAAGTCGGACATTTTCTTGAGGCTGTAGAGGCTTTTTTTAAAGAGGGTGGAAGGGGGTGCAATATAACGGCACCTTTTAAAGAAGAAGCTTATCAGTTTGCAGATAGATTGACAGAGCGAGCAGAATTAGCCGGTGCCGTTAATACGTTAAAAAAATTGGATGATGGAGAAATTTTAGGGGATAACACGGATGGAGAAGGTCTCGTTCAAAACTTACTTCAATATCAAGTGCCACTAGAAGGTAGTCGGATTTTACTACTTGGGGCTGGTGGTGCGGCAAGAGGTGTTATTAAACCGTTGTTAGATCAAAAGCCCGGTCAATTAACATTAGTGAATCGAACCTACAAAAAAGCGGAGCAGCTTGCACAAATATTTACACCTTTTGGTGACATAAATGTAGAACATATAGATAAAGTGGATACACCATTTGATGTAGTTATAAATTCAACTTCTGCGAGCCTATATAAGCAAGTACCAGATATCAGCACGAACATATTTTCCGGAACGACGATCGCGTACGATATGACCTATGGTGCGGGAATGACGACTTTTAATAAATGGGCAAGAGAGAACGGCGTCGCTAATGCTTATGATGGGCTGGGTATGTTGGTTGGTCAGGCAGCAGAAAGTTTTATGCTATGGCGAGGGTTACGTCCAGGTACAAAACAGATATTAAGAGAGCTTCGCAAGAACTTAGAAGGCTTGTAA
- the hemF gene encoding oxygen-dependent coproporphyrinogen oxidase, whose amino-acid sequence MSTVNKEQVKSFLLELQDSICQQLEKVDGKSKFKEDAWKRELGGGGRTRVLKDGNVFEQGGVNFSHVFGDKMPASATAHRPELAGRKFEAMGVSLVVHPRNPYIPTSHANVRFFIAEKEGEEPIWWFGGGFDLTPFYPFEEDCVHWHHVANSICNPFGQHVYAEHKKWCDEYFYLPHRDETRGVGGLFFDDLNQWGFDTCFSYIQAVGEGFASAYLPIVVKRKMFEYGDRERQFQLYRRGRYVEFNLVFDRGTLFGLQSGGRTESILMSMPPLARWEYSFEPEENSAEALLYSHYLKAKEWL is encoded by the coding sequence ATGTCTACGGTGAATAAAGAACAAGTAAAATCATTTTTGTTAGAGTTGCAAGATAGTATCTGTCAGCAGTTAGAGAAAGTGGATGGTAAAAGTAAGTTTAAAGAAGATGCATGGAAGAGAGAGCTTGGTGGAGGAGGAAGAACAAGAGTTCTTAAAGACGGAAACGTATTTGAACAGGGTGGGGTTAACTTCTCTCATGTCTTTGGGGACAAAATGCCAGCTTCGGCTACAGCGCACCGCCCTGAGCTCGCAGGACGAAAATTTGAAGCTATGGGGGTTTCTTTAGTTGTCCATCCAAGGAACCCTTACATTCCAACATCTCATGCCAATGTTCGATTTTTTATTGCTGAAAAAGAGGGTGAAGAACCTATTTGGTGGTTTGGTGGTGGCTTTGACTTAACACCGTTTTACCCTTTCGAAGAAGATTGCGTTCACTGGCACCATGTGGCGAACTCGATTTGTAATCCTTTTGGGCAACATGTGTATGCTGAACATAAAAAGTGGTGCGACGAGTATTTTTATTTACCTCACAGGGATGAAACACGTGGTGTTGGTGGTCTCTTCTTTGACGATTTAAATCAATGGGGCTTCGACACATGCTTTTCCTATATACAAGCGGTAGGCGAAGGGTTTGCAAGTGCTTACTTGCCAATAGTCGTTAAACGAAAAATGTTCGAATATGGCGATCGTGAACGACAATTCCAGTTGTACCGTCGCGGACGCTACGTAGAATTTAACTTAGTCTTTGACCGGGGTACGCTGTTTGGGTTGCAAAGCGGTGGAAGAACAGAGTCGATACTAATGTCAATGCCACCGTTGGCTAGATGGGAGTATAGCTTTGAGCCAGAAGAAAATAGTGCCGAAGCATTGCTTTATAGTCATTACTTGAAAGCTAAAGAGTGGTTATAA
- a CDS encoding L-threonylcarbamoyladenylate synthase has protein sequence MSNFNHVIDALKGGEVIAYPTEGVFGVGCDPDNDEAIRKLLAVKNRSVQKGLILVAASYEQILPYIDTSSLSAERLIQIKGSWPGPITWVMPVSQHTSNLVTGEFNSVAVRVTDHPLVQKVCLAFGKPITSTSANLSGLPPCMTTEEVEGQLGNTGVIILEGNTGGRNKPSEIRDAQSSQILRQG, from the coding sequence ATGAGTAACTTTAATCACGTAATAGATGCACTAAAAGGTGGAGAGGTGATTGCCTATCCAACAGAAGGGGTTTTCGGTGTTGGATGTGATCCAGACAATGATGAGGCAATTAGAAAGCTCTTAGCCGTTAAAAATAGGTCTGTTCAAAAAGGACTCATTTTGGTGGCTGCCTCTTATGAGCAAATTCTACCTTATATTGATACATCTTCATTAAGTGCCGAGCGACTTATTCAAATTAAGGGCTCTTGGCCAGGTCCTATTACTTGGGTTATGCCGGTTAGTCAACACACTTCAAACTTAGTAACAGGTGAGTTCAATTCTGTTGCGGTTCGGGTAACTGATCATCCCTTGGTTCAAAAAGTATGTTTAGCATTCGGTAAGCCGATAACGTCGACAAGCGCAAATCTTTCTGGATTACCTCCTTGTATGACAACAGAAGAGGTTGAAGGACAGTTGGGTAACACTGGTGTAATTATCTTAGAAGGGAATACAGGGGGAAGAAATAAACCCTCAGAAATAAGGGATGCGCAAAGTTCTCAAATTTTAAGACAGGGATAA